One window of the Zea mays cultivar B73 chromosome 3, Zm-B73-REFERENCE-NAM-5.0, whole genome shotgun sequence genome contains the following:
- the LOC100285031 gene encoding lichenase-2 precursor (The RefSeq protein has 2 substitutions compared to this genomic sequence), with translation MAAQGAGASASPLSGFHVALLLLLTILASILARAASVGVCYGTSGDNLPPASAVVGMLRDNGFTVVRLYWPDGDALAALGGSGIRVVVGAPNEALPALASGAAAAAAWVRDNVQAHPAVAFRYVVVGNEVPLEQAPLLVPAMENVHAALAAAGLGHVKVTTAVSQGAIAVHLPPSVGEFTEEARSFMGYVVTFLARTRAPLLANLYPYFVYTLGLGHLGMDFALFTAPGTVVQDGEYGYQNLFDATVDALYAAVGRLGVAGGDGVRVVVSETGWPTAGGAAASLENARTYNQNLVRHVWKGTPRRPRRVEAYVFAMFNEDKKDAGVEQNWGLFYPNMERVYPITFGAGRRH, from the coding sequence GGGCGGCGTCGGTGGGCGTGTGCTACGGCACGAGCGGCGACAACCTGCCGCCGGCGAGCGCGGTGGTGGGCATGCTGCGCGACAACGGCTTCACGGTGGTGCGGCTCTACTGGCCCGACGGCGACGCGCTGGCGGCGCTGGGCGGGAGCGGGATCCGGGTGGTGGTGGGCGCGCCCAACGAGGCCCTGCCGGCGCTGGCGTCCggcgcggccgcggccgcggcgTGGGTCCGCGACAACGTGCAGGCGCACCCGGCGGTGGCGTTCCGCTACGTGGTGGTGGGCAACGAGGTCCCCCTGGAGCAGGCGCCGCTGCTCGTGCCGGCCATGGAGAACGTGCACGCGGCGCTGGCGGCCGCCGGGCTGGGCCACGTGAAGGTCACCACGGCCGTCTCGCAGGGCGCCATCGCCGTGCACCTGCCTCCGTCGGCGGGCGAGTTCACGGAGGAGGCCCGCTCGTTCATGGGCTACGTGGTGGCGTTCCTGGCGCGGACCCGCGCGCCGCTGCTGGCCAACCTGTACCCCTACTTCGTCTACACGCTGGGGCTGGGCCACCTGGGCATGGACTTCGCGCTGTTCACGGCGCCCGGGACGGTGGTGCAGGACGGGGAGTACGGGTACCAGAACCTGTTCGACGCCACGGTGGACGCGCTGTACGCGGCGGTGGGGAGGCTCGGCGTCGCCGGCGGGGACGGCGTCAGGGTGGTGGTGTCGGAGACCGGGTGGCCGACGGCGGGCGGCGCCGCAGCGTCGCTGGAGAACGCCAGGACGTACAACCAGAACCTGGTGAGGCACGTGTGGAAGGGCACGCCGCGGAGGCCCAGGAGGGTGGAGGCATACGTGTTCGCCATGTTCAACGAGGACAAGAAGGACGCCGGAGTGGAGCAGAACTGGGGCCTCTTCTACCCGAACATGGAGAGGGTTTACCCCATCACCTTTGGAGCCGGACGGCGACACTGA